One Belonocnema kinseyi isolate 2016_QV_RU_SX_M_011 chromosome 6, B_treatae_v1, whole genome shotgun sequence genomic region harbors:
- the LOC117174756 gene encoding uncharacterized protein LOC117174756, with translation MLITREDIVKEIRIALIRFTRWKIKKNQLRLRDIRIKDINEHFFGQMNVTCVHCGAMHFAAEKVANKRNSFNDCCGHGEVKLEPLPAPPMILRDLFNRTHEQTNHFHQRIRCYNNSFAFAAFNANLVNFNNNRRAGRFCLEIFSQVYYQINTSLYPSVDHSPSYGQLFIIDENEATNIRCNHTSTLNLDVTNDIDNALRECNVFSKSYQICTRNYKKTIVEVRNKFKYAMSRDFQRNYNIQEAYIRSYIQINTYLSYERFDISRFPTMPQITEFRNDIEIHDDEVSLTQHEQLGQTYHSTTN, from the exons ATGCTGATCACCAGAGAAGATATCGTGAAAGAAATCAGAATCGCACTGATCAGGTTCACCAggtggaaaataaagaaa AATCAGTTGCGCCTTCGCGATATCAGAATTAAAGATATCAATGAACATTTCTTCGGACAAATGAATGTTACGTGTGTTCATTGTGGTGCTATGCACTTTGCTGCTGAAAAAGTCGCTAATAAGAGAAATTCTTTTAATGATTGTTGCGGCCATGGAGAAGTTAAGTTGGAACCGCTGCCTGCTCCACCTATGATTTTGAGAGATTTATTCAACCGAACTCACGAACAAACAAATCATTTTCATCAGCGTATACGTTGCTATAATAATTCTTTCGCTTTCGCagcatttaatgctaatttagtgaattttaataataacagaCGAGCTGGGCGATtctgtttagaaatatttagtcAGGTTTATTATCAGATAAACACTTCCCTGTATCCTTCTGTAGATCATAGTCCTTCATATGGCCAATTATTTATAATAGATGAAAATGAGGCTACAAATATTCGATGTAACCACACTTCTACGTTAAATTTAGATGTTACAAATGATATAGATAATGCTCTTCGCGAATGTAATGTGTTTTCGAAATCGTATCAGATATGCacgagaaattataaaaaaacaattgtagAAGTGcggaataaatttaaatatgctatGTCACGAGATTTTCAGAGAAACTATAATATACAAGAAGCTTACATAAGATCATATATTCAGATTAATACCTATCTTTCTTACGAAAGATTCGATATTAGTAGGTTTCCAACGATGccacaaataactgaatttcgaAACGATATTGAGATTCACGATGACGAGGTATCGCTTACTCAACATGAACAACTCGGTCAGACTTACCATAGTActacaaattaa